The Filimonas lacunae genomic sequence CTCCAGGATGTATATATCAGGTTCTGGGAGCATGAAGGCAGCTTTTTATCGTTGCATAGCATCAGGAAGTATTTGTATGTGTCGGTGCGCAATGCCTGCATTAATTATAACAAAAAACGCCGCAGACAGCAGGAAAAGCAGGTAGAGGATGTTTGGGATGAGGTAGGAGAAGAGGAAGTGATGCGGCATATGGTAATGGCAGAATATTTAGGTATGATATATAGTGTGGTAGATAAGCTGCCGGAAAAGACAAAGGAAATTTTTTATTTAAGTTTTGAAAAAGGATTAGGCCCTGAAGAGATTGCGAAGGCTTGTAACATTCCTTATCAGACTGTAAAAAACAGGAAGGGGGAGCTTTTTAAAAAACTGAAAGAGATATTGAAGCGACATACTGTTGTTCTGTTAATGATGCTTTACTGGATACAGTACAAAAAATAATAAATATTCCAATTGGAAGAGAATTACAACTATATAAACCAGGGGAGGGAATTAGCCCGGTTGATTTACAAACTGGAACAGGGAGAGCTGCTTACAGTTAGTGAAGATAAGATGCTGAGCCAGTGGCGGCAACAATCGGCAGCCAATGAGCAATTGTATATACAATTGCGTGACAGGCAGTTTGTAACGGGGCAGTTAAAACAGCTGCACCAGATGGATATACCATCGTTTACTGCTGCTGTAGTGGAAAAAGCGCATAACATACCCCGGCCAGCCGTACCGTTTAACCCTTCCTATGGTAATATGCGCGCCGGGCTATGGTCGGCTACAGCGGTAATAGGATTGCTGATGGTAGCTTCGGGTTATCTGTTTCCGGGCAATGAAGTAAAACATCCGGCAGAGGCAGGTGCTTTGGTAAAAAAAGGAAATGATACGCCTGCTATCTCGGGCAGTGCTGTAGCAGATAGTCTTTGGAATATTCCGCCTGCAGCTGATAGCTTTACACAACAGGTGCAGCAGGAAAAAGAGCTACTGGCCAAAATTGAAAAGCAAGGTGGCTTTAGCATTGTGGGCACTCCGGCTGGTGGCAGATTTCAGCTTACTATGGCCGATGGTTCGCAGGTGTGGATGAATGCGGCGTCCACTTTAAAGTACCCTGTTTCTTTCCAGGGCGTTGCCCGAAGACTGCTTGACCTAAAGGGGGAAGCTTATTTTGAAGTGAATGAAGTAGCGGGACAATTGTTTCACATACGTGCCGGAAATATCAATTTTGTGGCACAGGGTGGCCGTTTCAGTATTAAAGCTTACCCTAATGAGGCCGTAGCTACTGTTGCAGTACTGGAAGGAAAAGTGAAAGTATATATTACAGCCCATGAGGTAAAAGAAGTGACTGCCGGGCAAAAGCTGGAAATAAACAGGAAAACGAATAGGCTTTCTTTTATAGCCAATGATAAGCAGGCTTTACATTGGAAAAATGAGGGTTTCCTGCAGGATTCTGCCCGCTTGGATGAAGCATCAAAAAAACAATTATTCGATTCCCTGGCAGGCAGGAATTAAGATGGATGTGTTTTGGGCTGAAACGACGCGGCGTGTTTAACACTTCTATTGAAAATGAAGACGGCCATTGGCATCCACACTGCCATGAATGCCTGAAATAACTTTGAGATCTTCCAGGAAGAGATGGATGGGGTGGTTCCTGTTAATTACCCCGGTAAATCTCCTGTTTAACAGGGAGCGATCATCTATCACCACGGTAATATTAAACCAGCGCGGCAATACTTTACTTATTTCAGAAAGGGGGGCATTATTAAAGTAGAACAAACCTTTGCGCCAGCCTAATACGGTTCTTTCATCAAAAGCAGTTTCTGTAATTTCCTGTCCACCGCTACAGGTAGCCTGTTTGCCAGGCGACAATACTTTTAATGCAGTACCCGACTGAACTTGCACTGCGCCGTTTACCAATGCAATTTTTGTAATGCCGCTATCGTATGAATTGATGTTGAATGCTGTGCCCATTACCCGCACAGTGCTGCCGGGTAAGTGAACCAGGAAAGGCGATTGTGCGTTGGGGGCTACGTTCAGATATGCCTCCCCATCTACGGTTATCTCTCGTGTGTTGCCGGTAAAAACAGCCGGGAACTGAAGGCTTGTTGCGGAGTTCAGCCATATTTCTGTGCCGTCGGAAAGTGTGATTTTGTAATCCAGTCCAACCGGAACAGTTAACCGGTTAGTACCTGCTGCCGCATTGCCTTTTGCAGCATAAGCAAGTGTTTTATTCCGGTTATTCAATGCTATGCTGCCGGTTTCAATAGTGCCCTGCTGCCGGCTCAGGTTAATAACACTGCCATCTGCCAGTTGCAGCTCAATGGCCGGAGCGGCACCCTGTGCAATGGATGATTTGCGGTTGCTATAATGGCTGTACAGGAATACGCCAGCTGCTATAACAAGGATACTGGCAGCAGCTGCTGCCCATTTCCAGGAGAACAGCTTCTTCACTGTTGTGGTTGTTGGGTGGGCATTATTGGTTATTTCTGTGGTCAGCTCCCGCCAATGGGGTAAGGGAATGGTTCCTTCTTTCCCGGAGCCAGCCTCCTTCAGGTTCTCTAAAAGCTGCTGGTAGGCAGTTGTTGCTGCCGGTGAATTACGAAACAACTCTTCCAGCAATGCTTCTTCTCCGGGAAGCAGGCTTCCGGAGGCTTTGCCCAGTAAAAGAAATATTTCTTCTTCGTTGAGTTGTTCCATCATAATCTAAAGACTGTTTGGTCACGTAAAGTCACTACCCGCAGGCTAATTATTTTTTAAATACGCTCTTAATAGTTTTAGTCCTTTTACCATGTGATTGCTCACCGTACTGGTACTTATGTTTAGTTTGTCAGCAATTTCTGTATAGCTTAATTTTTCTATATAATGCAGTTGAAACACTTTGGCAGGCATGGGGGGAAGCCGCGAAACAGCGTTCTCCAGCTCTGCTCTCAGCTCCAGGGTAGTCAGTTTATCTGCCGAGGTTATTTGTCCACTGTCCAGTAAAGCCAGTTCATGGCGTATTTTATCCCTGGTCTGTTCTTTTTTCAGATAATCCAGGCTTCTGTTTCGAACGGCTTTCACCAGGTAAGGCACCAGTCCGGTATGAATATGCTCAAATTGTCTTCCTTCCCACATCGTAAGAAAAAGCTCCTGTACAATATCCTGTGCGGCTGCTTCATCTTTCAGAATAGAAAGTGCGTATATATATAGTCTGTTGCGCATATGCCTGTACAACTGCTCAAAAGCAGGCAGGTTGTGCGCTTGTAACCTTTGCAGCAAAATAGTATAGTCTACATTTTCATCAGGCACTATAGGAAATTAACAGCTGTATAGAAGTGATTTTGCAGTGGATTGTATGGTCAAAGATAAGGGCAATCTAAAAAGTTTTAAAAAAAGCACGGAACCGGTTAGAGGTAAACTGCTGGTGGGTCGTCTGTTATAGTGTAAGGGGATGTAAAACATACAAAACGCAATACTAACTGGGCAAAATATGACTATCTGCAACGATCCGTAAAGAGAATAAAAATACCCCTCTTCGCCTGGACAGCTTCCGGGGGGTACTGCTTGAAACATTCATTTCTTCAATTTCAAACTACTGCAATTTATGCAAAAAAAAGGCATTTTTTGTATTGGCAGCTTTATGCAATCAACAGCTGCACATCCGTGCATTCCATTCATTATGAGAACCGGCATTTTATTATTCACAATTGTATTACTTACTGCACAGGTGTTGCAGGCTGCTCCTGGTTTTGGACAGGGGTATGAGCAAAAACGCATTTCACTGGATTTTAGTAATGCTCCTATCCAGGAAGTTTTTGCGGCAATTGAACACAGTGCAGAAGTGGTTATTATGTTTGAAAACACAGGTGTGTTAAAGAACCGGAAAGTAAGCATATCTGTAAAAAACAGGAAGGTGGCAGAAGTGCTGGATGCGTTGCTGCGTGATATGTCGCTGGACTGGAATATCCGTGAAAATATTATCCGCGTTCAGAAAGCGGGTAAGCAGGCGGCACCGGCGCAACAACCGTCTGTGAGTGAAGAGCAGCTGGCAAATATGCTGCAGGCGGCACCCGGTTTGGTTACCGGTGTTATACTCGCGCAGGACGGAAAGCCATTACGGGATGCTACGGTGAAAGTGAAAAATGGCAATGCATCTGCTACTACTGACGAGAACGGCGTATTTTCCATAGCAGCCCGTTCCGGTGATGTATTGATTGTTTCTTATGTTGGCTATGAGTCTCAGCTGGTAAAAGTAACCGGCGAAAAGCTGAATATACTGCTGAAAGTTTCTGTGTCGCCACTGGATGATGTGCAAATCATCGCTTATGGTACTACTTCGCGCAGAGTAAGTACCGGTAACGTTTCATCTGTTTCTTCCAAAGAGATAGAGCAACAGCCGGTAAGTAACCCGCTTCAGGCCTTATCGGGCCGTGTACCAGGGGTGTTGATTACCGAAACCAGTGGTGCGCCAGGTGGTGCTATATCTGTACAGATCAGGGGCGTAGGCTCTTTGCTGTCGGGAACCAACCCGCTTTATATAGTAGACGGAGTGCCTTATCTTTCAGAGGCTATTAACACAGCCGGCGGCAATACCAGTGGCTATTTAAAGCCCGCCTATGGCAGCAGTCCTTTAAATGCCATCAACCCCGCCGATATTGAAACCATCAGCGTATTGAAGGATGCCGATGCCACTGCCATTTACGGAAGCCGTGGTTCAAACGGTGTTGTGCTTATTACTACTAAAAAAGGAAAGGCGGGCAAAACCAGGGTAGATGTGAATATAAGTCATGGTATCACCGGCATAGCCGATATACACCGGGTAAAGCCGCTAAACCTTTCACAATACCTGGAAATACGACGGGCTGCTTTTGCTAATTCCAACGCAACGCCTACTACTGCATTAGCGCCAGACCTGCTGGTGTGGGATACCACGCATAAACAAACTACCGATTTTCAGAAGTTACTCATTGGCAATACTGCACATGTTACAGATGCCTCTGTAGGCTTTTCAGGCGGTAACCAGCAAACTAATTTTTTATTAAGTGGCACCTGGCACCGCGAAACCAATGTGTTGCCTGGTGATAATTATTACCAGCGCGGGGCAGTACATTTTAGCATTGAACACACCAGCCTGGACAGGAAGTTTACAGCTACTATTTCCAATTCACTGGTATGGGATAAAACTGCCAATATCGGGCGGGTATTTCAATCGTCAGATATGGCAGCCTATATGTTTACCATTGCGCCTAACTTTCCCTTATACGATTCTACCGGCAACTTATATTGGTACAGCAGCAGTTTCTCTTTCGAAAATCCGTTGAAGTATCAATATCAAACCTATACTGCCAAAAACAGTAATATGATAGGTGCGGTTAACCTGAAATATAGTCCTGTTACAGGTTTAAATATCCGGTTAAACTCATCGTATAATAAAATCACCACCAATGCGCAGAACTATGTATACTCAAAGGGGATTAATCCGTTTACCACTACACTGCCGTCTGCCTATTTCCAGGAAAATATATCAGAGGTATGGAATATTGAACCGCAGGCAGACTATACCAGGAATATTGGAAAGGGTAAGATAAACGTATTGGGCGGTGCCACCTTCCAGGGTACTACTTATAACCAGCCTTATTATATGGTGGGCACCAACTATACCTCCGATGCCTTGCTTACCAATCCGCAGGCTGCCGGTACGCGCACCCTGTATACGTTTTATTCAGATTACAAGTACCAGTCATTCTTTGGCAGGGCTAACTATAACTGGCAAAGCAAATACATTGTGAATGTAAACTATCGCTGGGATGCTTCTTCACGCTTTGGCATCAACAACCGCTATGGCAGTTTTGCCTCTGTGGGCGGGGCATGGGTATTTTCTGATGAAAAATATATGAAGCAATACCTGCGTGCCATCAGCTTTGGGAAGTTAAGGGCCAGCTATGGTTCAACCGGTAATGATCAGATAGGTAACTATGAATATATGGATACCTATTCTACCAGTTCCAATACTTACAATGGAGTGTCTGCAATTGTACCCAGTAGAATAGCGAACCCCAACCTGAAATGGGAAGTGAATAAGAAGCTGGAAATAGCGATGGATCTGGGCTTTTTCAACGATCGTGTACTGGTATCCGGCGCCTGGTTCAGGAACATCACTTCCAATCCATTGGTAAGCGCCCCTCTTACATCCGTAACCGGCTTCGCATCCTATACAGCCAACCTGCCTGCTACTATTGAACAAAAGGGAACAGAGTTTACCCTTACCACTAAAAATATACAGCGCAGGAATTTTAGCTGGACTACCAGTTTCAATATCACGTTTGCAGATAGTAAGCTTACGCGTTTTGACAATTTTGAGAACACCAGTTATTACTATTCCCGTGTAATAGGAAGATCCATGAGTGCTTTATACGGGTTTAAGTATGCAGGCGTTGATAAAACCACACAGTTGCCTGCTTTTGTAGATGCCAATAAAAATGGTACCAATCTGTATACAGAGGGGTATCCTGCAGAAAACGGCGGATCGGGCGATTATGTATACCTGGGAAAAACAAACCCTGACTACTACGGGGGATTGAATAACAGTTTTTCGTACAAAGGCTTTCAGCTGGATGTTTTTGTACAGTTTGTAGGGCATGTGATGAAGAAGGGTATTATGGCTACTGCCAGCGTGCCTGGCTACAATGTAGTAAATATGTACAGTGGGGTATACGATCTGTTTAAAGAAACCAATGGAAAAATAGCTACCAGAACTGGCACTTATGCCGAAGGATCGGCCTACCTGAGCTTTGTGAAATACCTCCAGTCTGATGCTGTATTAAGCAATGCGGCTTATGCACGCTTAAAAAATATTTCTCTTTCCTATACCCTGAACAGCAAGTGGCTATCGAAAATGAAAATGGCCTCCGCACAGGTGTATGTGAGAGGGCAGAACCTGTTTACGGTAAGCGGCTATAAAGGATTTGACCCGGAAAGCGGAAGCAGCTTTATGCCACCTTTAAGAACCATTACTGCCGGTGCTAAATTTTCATTCTAAAAATTGATGGTATGAACGCTATTGTGATAAAATATTTTATAAAATGCTTTGTTGTTATTATTACAGCAGGCTGCTTATTCAGTTGTAAAAAATTTACAGATGTGCCGGCGCCTAATAATCAGCTAAGTTCCGGAGTGGTATATACCAACAATGCTACACTTAAAAGCGCTGTTGCGGGTATGTATGCTACGCTGGCGGTTAGCAACTCGTTTGATTTGCAAACCGGCCTCACCGCCTGTGCAGCTATGAGTGCGGATGAGATGGTGTATCCTACGGGTACGGACTATGATGGTTTTGTATACAATACACTGTCGGTAAACGACTTCAATGTATTAAATCAATGGGCGGGTTTCTATGAAACCATTTACCAGGCCAACAGTATTATAGAGGGCGTGCAAAACAGTGCAAAAGGCGTGCTCACAGATTCCCTGAAGAATAATGTAATAGGAGAATGTAAATTTTTAAGAGCCTTCTGCCATTTTTATCTTACCAATTTATGGGGAAAAGTGCCCTTGATTACTTCTACCGATGCCATGAAAAACAATACGGTGAGTCGTAGTGAAGTGGCAACGGTGTATAATCAGATCATTTTGGATTTGTTAGAGGCAAAAAATCTATTACGTAAGGATTATGTGTATGCCGGTGGTGAACGCACACGTGTGAATGCTTACGGGGCCATGGCCTTACTGGCCCGGGTATATTTATACAATGGCAATACGGTAGCAGCAGAAGCCTATGCCGATTCGGTGCTTAGTGCCACATCGTTGTACGGTTTATTGCCTGCCGCCAGCCTGGGAGGTCTTTTTGTAAAGAACAATACCGAGGCTATATTTCAGCTGGTACCGTCCAGTACACCCGGTTATACCAGTGAGGGTAACTATTTTCAGCTGTTGAATAATTCAATTCCTTATTATGCTATTCCCGCCAGTTTTGTTAACGCCTTTGAAACCGGCGATAAACGGCTGGCTAACTGGGTGGGCGTGCAAAAAGTGGGTGCCAATACCTATTACTATCCCTATAAATACAAGCAGAGAGGTTCTGCTACCATTACAGCTGCGGAGTATGTTACTTTCCTGCGCCTGGGCGAACAATACCTGGTTCGTGCAGAGGCCCGGAATGGAAACAATAACATCAGCGGAGCGCTGGACGATATTAATGTGATTCGCGCAAGGGCGGGACTGGGAAACGTTTCTGCTTCTACAACAGAAGAGGTAAAACTATTAATAGAAAAAGAGCGGAGGCTGGAGCTAATGAATGAATATGGGCATCGCTGGCTGGATCTGAAAAGAACGAAAAGGGCAGATGCTGTTTTGGGTGCTGTTAAAACCAGCTGGACCAGTAATGCGGCGCTGTATCCGATACCTCTCACTGAAATCAACAACAATCATAACCTTACTCAAAATGATGGTTATAAATAATAGATTTATGCTAAAGCTGAAAAAATCCGTTGTGCGAAGGCTTTTTTTGTTCATAGTTATTGTTGGCGTATTTCAGGCCCGCTCACAAACGTTAACGGGGCACTTTGCTATTGAAGGCCGTGTTATTCATTTTCCGGAAGCCGGAACCGTGGTGCTGCAATATTCGCAGGGAAATAAAAGAATATCCGATTCCGTTAACATGGTGAATGGTGCCTTCTCTTTTAAAGGGATGCTGGACGAGCCGGCGCTGGCTACCCTAACTGTAAAGAAGCTGGTGCCTGATACCGTAAAACCGTTTGAGTTTACTTATAAAAATACTTTCCAGTTTTACCTGGCTCCCGGCCTTTCATCTATCAACGCCATCGATTCATTGCGCAATGCGCAATGTACAACCAGCTCTTCCTATGTGCAGCATTACAACAGTTTTGTCAGCAGCATACGTGCTTTTCGGGAAAATAACATTGATCCTGTTTGGGCCGCTATCCGCGCCAGCAAAGCAGATACCGCTACAACAAAACGGTTGCGAATGCAACTGGACAGTATCAGCAATGTAGAGCGTGAGGTGAGCTACCGGTCTTTTATGGAATCGCATCTGGCAAGCCCGGTGGGCCTCCTTGCTTTTAGCCGTTACGCAGGTTATGTGATGAACGACTCGCTGGAAAAGTTATATCATCAACTGGCACCGCAAATAAGAGCGCTGCCTTCTGCACAGCTTTACGAAAAGATGTTCGAAAGAATGCATGCTGTTACTATTGGTAAAATAGCCCCCGATTTTAGTTTGCCGGATACCAAAGGGAAACAGGTACAACTTTCCGCCTTCAGAGGAAAGTATGTATTACTCGACTTTTGGGCCAGCTGGTGCGGGCCGTGCCGCATGGAAAACCCGGCAGTGGTGGCCGCTTACAAAACCTATTCGGGTAAAAACTTTGAGGTGCTGGGTGTTTCACTGGATAAAGAGAATGGCAGGGAAGCCTGGCTGAAGGCTGTTGAACATGATGGATTGGTGTGGACGAATGTGTGGGATTTGAAGCAGCAGAAAGATAGCCCTGCTGTACAATATGGTATCACTGCCATACCGCAGAATTTTCTGATTGACCCGGATGGTAAAATTGTAGCTATAAATCTTCATGGAGAAGCATTGGCTCAAAAGCTGAAAGCATTGCTTCTCTAAAATTGTTCCCCGTTTTTAAATCCATAATCCAAAAAGGGCGTCTCCAATAAATGAGGCGCCTTTTCATTTCAGCCAAATCGGCTACAAGAACTACCAGATTGGCAACAGCTATGGAATATTGTGGTTCTAACTTTGTACCATCCACTTTTAAAGAAGGTACTATGAAAAAAGTAACGTTTAGCAATAGGGATTGGCAGGTAGCTGCCAATCTTCATTTGCCAGAGGGTTTTGATGCTTCAAAAAAATATGCAGCCATTGTGTGTGTGCATCCGGGCAGCAGCGTTAAAGAGCAGACCGCCGGATTATATGCTGCCAAACTTGCCCTTGAAGGATTTGTAGCCATCGCATTTGATGCATCCTTTCAGGGCGAAAGCGGAGGCAACCCCCGTTACCTGGAAGATCCCGCTACCCGTGTAGAAGATATCCGTTGCGCAGTAGATTATTTAACAACGTTGGATTATGTTGACAATAACCGCATTGGCGTGTTGGGTATTTGTGCCGGTGGCGGCTATGCGGCTAATGCTGCGCTTACTGAGCGACGTATTAAAGCTGTAGGAACGGTAGTGGGTACCAATGCCAGCCGTGCTTTCCGTGAGGGGGCATTTTTGCAAACGCTGGAAACTGTATCTGCTCAGCGCACAGCCGAAGCAAACGGAGCGGATGCTTTGATTACCAACTGGACTCCTGCTTCGGTAGAGGATGCGAAGCAAGCCGGTATGGATGAATTGGATATGCTGGGTGCTATAGATTATTACAGAACGCCGCGTGGACAACATCTTGCCTCCTGTAATAAATTACGCTTCACGAGTTTAGCCAATCTGATCACTTTTGACGCTTTTCACCTGGCCGAGTTTTTACTGACGCAGCCGTTAATGGTGATTGTGGGTGATAAAGTAGGGGCTTTCGGTTCTTACCGGGATGGTTTTGAATTGTTTAACAAAGCTGCCTCAGTCAACAAGAAAATACACGTGGTAAAAGGGGCCAGTCATTACGATTTATACGACCAGCCTGCTGCTATGAGCGAAGCGCTGGCACAATTGATCCCTTTTTATAAAGCATATCTTTTGGCGTAAATTAGCATCTATGCAAACGATTAATTCCATATCACAATTTCATAGATTGTTGTCTTTGCCCGATCCGCTACACCCTTTGGTAAGCGTGGTGCATGTAGAAGATATACGTCCGGTGCAGAATGTGGTTTGGGAAGGTTTCTTTTTGAATTTTTACACCATTTCTCTGAAAAGAAATGTTCAGGCCAAAAGTAAGTATGGTCAAAGCTATTATGATTTTGACAAGGGCGTGATGAGCTTTACTGCGCCCAGGCAGT encodes the following:
- a CDS encoding RNA polymerase sigma factor, translating into MNEVYYLTYKVVFVQGVNEHFDEQAILRGLADGNPDVLVAITELFTPGLLGFACKVLHEPFMAMDILQDVYIRFWEHEGSFLSLHSIRKYLYVSVRNACINYNKKRRRQQEKQVEDVWDEVGEEEVMRHMVMAEYLGMIYSVVDKLPEKTKEIFYLSFEKGLGPEEIAKACNIPYQTVKNRKGELFKKLKEILKRHTVVLLMMLYWIQYKK
- a CDS encoding alpha/beta hydrolase, translated to MKKVTFSNRDWQVAANLHLPEGFDASKKYAAIVCVHPGSSVKEQTAGLYAAKLALEGFVAIAFDASFQGESGGNPRYLEDPATRVEDIRCAVDYLTTLDYVDNNRIGVLGICAGGGYAANAALTERRIKAVGTVVGTNASRAFREGAFLQTLETVSAQRTAEANGADALITNWTPASVEDAKQAGMDELDMLGAIDYYRTPRGQHLASCNKLRFTSLANLITFDAFHLAEFLLTQPLMVIVGDKVGAFGSYRDGFELFNKAASVNKKIHVVKGASHYDLYDQPAAMSEALAQLIPFYKAYLLA
- a CDS encoding FecR family protein, whose amino-acid sequence is MMEQLNEEEIFLLLGKASGSLLPGEEALLEELFRNSPAATTAYQQLLENLKEAGSGKEGTIPLPHWRELTTEITNNAHPTTTTVKKLFSWKWAAAAASILVIAAGVFLYSHYSNRKSSIAQGAAPAIELQLADGSVINLSRQQGTIETGSIALNNRNKTLAYAAKGNAAAGTNRLTVPVGLDYKITLSDGTEIWLNSATSLQFPAVFTGNTREITVDGEAYLNVAPNAQSPFLVHLPGSTVRVMGTAFNINSYDSGITKIALVNGAVQVQSGTALKVLSPGKQATCSGGQEITETAFDERTVLGWRKGLFYFNNAPLSEISKVLPRWFNITVVIDDRSLLNRRFTGVINRNHPIHLFLEDLKVISGIHGSVDANGRLHFQ
- a CDS encoding TlpA disulfide reductase family protein, with the translated sequence MRRLFLFIVIVGVFQARSQTLTGHFAIEGRVIHFPEAGTVVLQYSQGNKRISDSVNMVNGAFSFKGMLDEPALATLTVKKLVPDTVKPFEFTYKNTFQFYLAPGLSSINAIDSLRNAQCTTSSSYVQHYNSFVSSIRAFRENNIDPVWAAIRASKADTATTKRLRMQLDSISNVEREVSYRSFMESHLASPVGLLAFSRYAGYVMNDSLEKLYHQLAPQIRALPSAQLYEKMFERMHAVTIGKIAPDFSLPDTKGKQVQLSAFRGKYVLLDFWASWCGPCRMENPAVVAAYKTYSGKNFEVLGVSLDKENGREAWLKAVEHDGLVWTNVWDLKQQKDSPAVQYGITAIPQNFLIDPDGKIVAINLHGEALAQKLKALLL
- a CDS encoding RagB/SusD family nutrient uptake outer membrane protein; this translates as MNAIVIKYFIKCFVVIITAGCLFSCKKFTDVPAPNNQLSSGVVYTNNATLKSAVAGMYATLAVSNSFDLQTGLTACAAMSADEMVYPTGTDYDGFVYNTLSVNDFNVLNQWAGFYETIYQANSIIEGVQNSAKGVLTDSLKNNVIGECKFLRAFCHFYLTNLWGKVPLITSTDAMKNNTVSRSEVATVYNQIILDLLEAKNLLRKDYVYAGGERTRVNAYGAMALLARVYLYNGNTVAAEAYADSVLSATSLYGLLPAASLGGLFVKNNTEAIFQLVPSSTPGYTSEGNYFQLLNNSIPYYAIPASFVNAFETGDKRLANWVGVQKVGANTYYYPYKYKQRGSATITAAEYVTFLRLGEQYLVRAEARNGNNNISGALDDINVIRARAGLGNVSASTTEEVKLLIEKERRLELMNEYGHRWLDLKRTKRADAVLGAVKTSWTSNAALYPIPLTEINNNHNLTQNDGYK
- a CDS encoding RNA polymerase sigma-70 factor produces the protein MPDENVDYTILLQRLQAHNLPAFEQLYRHMRNRLYIYALSILKDEAAAQDIVQELFLTMWEGRQFEHIHTGLVPYLVKAVRNRSLDYLKKEQTRDKIRHELALLDSGQITSADKLTTLELRAELENAVSRLPPMPAKVFQLHYIEKLSYTEIADKLNISTSTVSNHMVKGLKLLRAYLKNN
- a CDS encoding SusC/RagA family TonB-linked outer membrane protein, whose product is MRTGILLFTIVLLTAQVLQAAPGFGQGYEQKRISLDFSNAPIQEVFAAIEHSAEVVIMFENTGVLKNRKVSISVKNRKVAEVLDALLRDMSLDWNIRENIIRVQKAGKQAAPAQQPSVSEEQLANMLQAAPGLVTGVILAQDGKPLRDATVKVKNGNASATTDENGVFSIAARSGDVLIVSYVGYESQLVKVTGEKLNILLKVSVSPLDDVQIIAYGTTSRRVSTGNVSSVSSKEIEQQPVSNPLQALSGRVPGVLITETSGAPGGAISVQIRGVGSLLSGTNPLYIVDGVPYLSEAINTAGGNTSGYLKPAYGSSPLNAINPADIETISVLKDADATAIYGSRGSNGVVLITTKKGKAGKTRVDVNISHGITGIADIHRVKPLNLSQYLEIRRAAFANSNATPTTALAPDLLVWDTTHKQTTDFQKLLIGNTAHVTDASVGFSGGNQQTNFLLSGTWHRETNVLPGDNYYQRGAVHFSIEHTSLDRKFTATISNSLVWDKTANIGRVFQSSDMAAYMFTIAPNFPLYDSTGNLYWYSSSFSFENPLKYQYQTYTAKNSNMIGAVNLKYSPVTGLNIRLNSSYNKITTNAQNYVYSKGINPFTTTLPSAYFQENISEVWNIEPQADYTRNIGKGKINVLGGATFQGTTYNQPYYMVGTNYTSDALLTNPQAAGTRTLYTFYSDYKYQSFFGRANYNWQSKYIVNVNYRWDASSRFGINNRYGSFASVGGAWVFSDEKYMKQYLRAISFGKLRASYGSTGNDQIGNYEYMDTYSTSSNTYNGVSAIVPSRIANPNLKWEVNKKLEIAMDLGFFNDRVLVSGAWFRNITSNPLVSAPLTSVTGFASYTANLPATIEQKGTEFTLTTKNIQRRNFSWTTSFNITFADSKLTRFDNFENTSYYYSRVIGRSMSALYGFKYAGVDKTTQLPAFVDANKNGTNLYTEGYPAENGGSGDYVYLGKTNPDYYGGLNNSFSYKGFQLDVFVQFVGHVMKKGIMATASVPGYNVVNMYSGVYDLFKETNGKIATRTGTYAEGSAYLSFVKYLQSDAVLSNAAYARLKNISLSYTLNSKWLSKMKMASAQVYVRGQNLFTVSGYKGFDPESGSSFMPPLRTITAGAKFSF
- a CDS encoding FecR family protein; this translates as MEENYNYINQGRELARLIYKLEQGELLTVSEDKMLSQWRQQSAANEQLYIQLRDRQFVTGQLKQLHQMDIPSFTAAVVEKAHNIPRPAVPFNPSYGNMRAGLWSATAVIGLLMVASGYLFPGNEVKHPAEAGALVKKGNDTPAISGSAVADSLWNIPPAADSFTQQVQQEKELLAKIEKQGGFSIVGTPAGGRFQLTMADGSQVWMNAASTLKYPVSFQGVARRLLDLKGEAYFEVNEVAGQLFHIRAGNINFVAQGGRFSIKAYPNEAVATVAVLEGKVKVYITAHEVKEVTAGQKLEINRKTNRLSFIANDKQALHWKNEGFLQDSARLDEASKKQLFDSLAGRN